A window of Chloracidobacterium sp. N contains these coding sequences:
- the nuoH gene encoding NADH-quinone oxidoreductase subunit NuoH, with translation MLPFEQLLAWSVKIATGFVLLMTTVAYLSLIERRLLAFIQMRYGPNRVGPFGLFQPIADGLKFIFKEDLVPLDADKFLYVMAPALSLVPALMTFVLIPVGGEVTVPFLDRPITLYVTSVNVGLLAVLAMTGMGVYGIVMAGYASNNKYSLLGGLRSSAQLVSYELAMSLSIIGVLIQAGSLDLVTIVERQGGAWGLGWHVFWFQPIGFFVFLISMIAETNRAPFDLPEAESELVAGFHTEYSSMKFAMFFIAEYANMVTAAAMATTLFLGGWQGPGVAQIPWLGPVYFILKMALFLFLYVWLRASSPRLRYDQLMNFGWKFLLPLALVNVVLSATLGLWF, from the coding sequence ATGCTGCCTTTCGAGCAACTGCTTGCCTGGAGTGTAAAGATCGCCACCGGCTTCGTCCTTCTCATGACGACGGTGGCCTATCTGTCGCTCATCGAGCGTCGGCTGCTGGCCTTCATTCAGATGCGCTATGGCCCCAATCGGGTCGGGCCGTTCGGGCTGTTTCAGCCCATCGCTGACGGGCTGAAGTTCATCTTCAAGGAAGACCTCGTGCCCCTGGATGCTGACAAGTTCCTCTACGTCATGGCTCCGGCGCTGTCGCTGGTGCCGGCGCTGATGACCTTCGTGCTGATTCCAGTTGGGGGGGAAGTGACCGTGCCCTTTCTGGACCGGCCCATAACGCTCTACGTCACGAGTGTCAATGTAGGCTTGCTGGCCGTGCTGGCGATGACGGGCATGGGGGTCTATGGCATCGTCATGGCCGGCTATGCCTCAAACAACAAGTACAGCCTGCTCGGCGGGCTGCGTTCCTCGGCGCAACTCGTGAGCTATGAGCTGGCGATGTCCCTGTCCATCATCGGGGTGCTGATTCAGGCCGGTTCGCTCGATCTCGTCACCATTGTGGAACGGCAGGGCGGCGCGTGGGGGCTGGGCTGGCACGTCTTCTGGTTTCAACCGATCGGCTTTTTCGTGTTCCTCATCAGCATGATTGCGGAGACCAACCGCGCCCCCTTTGACTTGCCCGAAGCCGAAAGTGAACTCGTGGCGGGCTTTCACACCGAATACAGCTCCATGAAGTTTGCCATGTTCTTCATTGCGGAGTACGCCAACATGGTCACGGCAGCGGCCATGGCCACGACCCTGTTCCTGGGGGGCTGGCAGGGTCCGGGCGTGGCGCAGATACCGTGGTTGGGGCCGGTGTACTTCATTCTGAAAATGGCCCTGTTTTTGTTTCTCTATGTCTGGCTGCGGGCTTCGTCGCCGCGCCTGCGGTATGACCAGTTGATGAATTTTGGCTGGAAGTTTTTGCTCCCGCTGGCCCTGGTCAACGTCGTCCTGTCGGCCACGCTGGGGCTGTGGTTCTAG
- a CDS encoding ribonuclease HII, which translates to MAHRAYPTTEFEAPYWARGLNYIAGVDEAGRGAWAGPVVAAAVMLNPEAIPAGLQDSKQLTPAQRERLVPRIEAAAYGIGIGIVEAAVIDRINILEATRQAMQEALAALSPRPDVLLLDALSLPVVPIPQQSVVHGDARSVSIAAASIIAKVYRDRLMEKLDAQYPAYGFSRHKGYGTAYHQQQLRRCGPSPIHRLTFRGVVPASPETNP; encoded by the coding sequence ATGGCACACCGGGCGTACCCGACCACTGAGTTTGAAGCGCCCTACTGGGCCAGGGGACTGAACTATATCGCCGGTGTGGACGAAGCCGGGCGGGGTGCCTGGGCCGGCCCCGTCGTGGCCGCAGCCGTGATGCTCAACCCGGAGGCCATTCCGGCCGGGCTTCAGGACTCCAAGCAACTGACGCCGGCGCAACGGGAACGGCTTGTCCCCCGGATTGAAGCCGCAGCTTACGGGATCGGCATTGGCATTGTGGAAGCAGCGGTCATTGACCGCATCAACATCCTGGAAGCCACCCGGCAGGCCATGCAGGAGGCGCTGGCAGCGCTGTCTCCCCGGCCGGACGTTCTGCTCCTTGACGCCCTCTCCCTTCCGGTCGTACCCATCCCACAGCAGTCGGTCGTGCATGGAGACGCCCGCTCCGTCTCGATTGCCGCGGCTTCCATCATCGCCAAGGTGTATCGTGACCGGCTCATGGAGAAGCTCGATGCCCAATACCCGGCGTATGGTTTCTCACGTCACAAAGGGTACGGAACGGCCTACCATCAGCAGCAGCTTCGCCGTTGTGGACCCAGCCCCATTCACCGGCTGACCTTTCGGGGCGTCGTCCCCGCCTCCCCTGAAACCAATCCTTAA